The following proteins are encoded in a genomic region of Corylus avellana chromosome ca4, CavTom2PMs-1.0:
- the LOC132179957 gene encoding pentatricopeptide repeat-containing protein At4g39530, translating into MRNQRLLTYHVIRCHKIAKQQALNSSTLAFPFAHKQSLPPCQLRTKSREFANLLQIPISDNPILYYKRIHGQIVVWGFRNDVFLANTLLKLYSENGCLLDARMLFDKMSERNLITWSSTVSMYSKHGYNKEALSVFSEFMRSCDENPNEYILASVIRACTQLGGVDQGAQMHGFVVKTCFYQDVYVGTSLIDFYAKNGEMDEARLLFDSLVEKTAVTWTTVITGYTKSGRSEVSLQLFNQMREIDVTPDKYVLSSVLSACSMLEFLEGGKQVHAYVLRRGTEMDISVSNVLLDFYAKCGKVHVARKLFDLVVVKNIISWTTMIAGYMQNSFNFEAIKLFAEMARLGWKPDGFACTSVLTSCGSLEAQEHGRQVHAYTIKANLEYDDFVKNGLIDMYAKCGSLNDARRVFDVMADHNVVSFNAMIEGYSREEKLNEAVDLFREMRLRLFPPSLLTFVSLLGASAASFTLELSKQIHCLIIKFGVSLDVFAGSALIDVYSKCSCIRDARLVFEEINKKDIVVWNAMFFGYTQQLENEEALKLYVELQLSRQRPNEFTFAALITASSNLASLQHGQQFHNQVIKMGVDCDPFVINSLVDMYAKCGSMEEAHKAFTSTFSRDVVCWNSMISTYAQHGEADEALQMFELMIKEGIKPNYVTFVAVLSACSHAGRVENGLHHFESMVHFGIEPGTDHYACIVSLLGRAGKLSEASEFIEKMPIKPAAVVWRSLLSACRVAGNVELGRYAAEMAISIDPIDSGSYILLSNIFASKGMWIDVKRLRERMEFNGVLKEPGSSWIELNKDVHAFIARDRVHAEADLIYSVLDNLILQIKGVGYVPDTTALLMND; encoded by the coding sequence ATGAGAAACCAGCGCCTATTAACGTACCACGTAATACGTTGTCACAAAATTGCTAAGCAACAAGCTCTCAACTCCTCCACCTTAGCATTTCCATTTGCACATAAACAATCTCTTCCACCCTGTCAGCTCCGAACCAAGAGCCGCGAATTCGCCAACCTCTTGCAAATACCCATATCAGACAACCCCATATTGTATTATAAGAGGATTCATGGCCAAATTGTTGTGTGGGGTTTTCGAAACGATGTGTTTCTTGCCAATACTCTCTTGAAGTTGTACTCGGAAAATGGCTGTCTACTTGACGCACGGAtgttgtttgataaaatgtctgAAAGAAACTTAATTACTTGGTCTTCAACAGTATCTATGTATAGCAAACACGGTTATAATAAAGAAGCCTTATCGGTGTTCTCAGAATTTATGAGAAGTTGTGATGAGAATCCAAATGAGTATATTTTAGCTAGTGTTATTCGCGCTTGTACGCAATTGGGTGGAGTTGATCAAGGTGCCCAGATGCATGGTTTTGTTGTTAAGACTTGTTTTTATCAAGATGTATATGTGGGTACCTCACTGATTGATTTTTATGCAAAGAATGGTGAGATGGATGAAGCAAGATTGCTTTTTGATAGTTTGGTAGAGAAAACTGCAGTTACTTGGACTACAGTCATAACGGGGTACACAAAAAGTGGAAGAAGTGAAGTTTCTTTGCAGTTGTTTAACCAAATGAGAGAAATTGATGTTACTCCTGATAAATACGTGCTCTCTAGTGTTTTGAGTGCTTGTTCAATGCTTGAGTTTCTTGAAGGAGGAAAGCAAGTTCATGCTTATGTGTTGAGGAGGGGAACGGAGATGGATATTTCAGTGAGTAATGTGCTTCTGGATTTCTATGCAAAATGTGGTAAAGTGCATGTGGCACGAAAACTATTTGATCTGGTGGTCGTCAAGAATATTATATCGTGGACCACAATGATTGCAGGGTACATgcaaaattcatttaattttgaaGCCATCAAACTGTTTGCTGAAATGGCTAGACTGGGCTGGAAACCTGATGGATTTGCTTGCACTAGTGTTCTTACGTCCTGTGGTTCACTTGAGGCTCAGGAACATGGGAGACAAGTGCATGCTTACACTATCAAGGCAAACCTTGAGTATgatgattttgtgaaaaatggTCTGATTGATATGTATGCAAAATGTGGTTCGTTGAATGATGCTAGAAGAGTTTTTGATGTTATGGCTGATCATAATGTGGTCTCTTTCAATGCTATGATTGAAGGGTACTCAAGAGAAGAGAAGCTGAATGAGGCAGTGGACCTTTTCCGGGAAATGAGACTTAGATTATTCCCACCAAGCCTCTTGACATTTGTTAGCCTTCTTGGTGCATCAGCTGCATCATTCACCTTAGAATTGAGTAAGCAAATTCACTGCCTGATAATCAAGTTTGGGGTTTCCCTGGATGTATTTGCTGGCAGTGCTCTAATAGATGTTTATTCCAAGTGTTCTTGTATAAGGGATGCAAGGCTTGTATTTGAggagataaataaaaaagatattgtAGTATGGAATGCAATGTTTTTTGGATATACTCAACAGTTGGAAAATGAAGAGGCTCTCAAACTTTATGTAGAATTACAGTTGTCAAGACAAAGACCTAATGAATTCACTTTTGCTGCCTTGATCACTGCATCCAGTAACCTAGCAAGCCTCCAACATGGTCAACAGTTCCATAACCAGGTAATAAAGATGGGAGTAGACTGTGACCCTTTTGTCATTAATTCCCTTGTGGATATGTATGCTAAGTGTGGAAGCATGGAAGAGGCCCACAAAGCGTTTACTTCCACATTTTCGAGAGATGTTGTTTGTTGGAATTCCATGATCTCAACGTATGCACAGCATGGGGAGGCAGATGAAGCCCTTCAGATGTTTGAATTGATGATAAAGGAGGGAATAAAACCAAACTATGTCACATTTGTGGCTGTGCTATCTGCGTGTAGCCATGCAGGACGTGTAGAAAATGGACTTCATCACTTCGAATCAATGGTGCATTTTGGAATCGAACCAGGAACGGATCATTATGCTTGCATAGTTTCTCTTTTGGGCCGAGCAGGTAAACTCTCTGAAGCAAGTGAATTTATTGAGAAAATGCCAATAAAACCAGCAGCAGTAGTATGGAGGAGCTTGCTCAGTGCATGTAGAGTTGCTGGTAATGTTGAACTGGGGAGATATGCTGCAGAGATGGCAATTTCAATTGATCCAATAGATAGTGGATCGTATATTTTACTTTCCAATATTTTTGCATCTAAAGGTATGTGGATAGATGTCAAAAGGCTGAGGGAAAGAATGGAATTTAATGGGGTGCTAAAAGAGCCTGGAAGCAGTTGGATCGAATTGAATAAAGATGTTCATGCGTTCATTGCAAGAGACAGAGTGCATGCTGAGGCTGATCTTATTTACTCAGTTTTGGACAACTTAATTCTGCAGATTAAAGGGGTTGGTTATGTGCCTGACACTACTGCACTTCTCATGAATGATTGA